CCCAGCCGTTCATCCCGGCGTCCGCAGCCAAGCTGCTCGACCTGCTCGCGGTCCCTGCGGACAGGCGCACCTTCGCCAACCTCGGCGAGGCGGATGCGCTCGTGTCCGGGGATGCCCTGCCTGCGCCAGAGCCTGTCTTCCCTCGCTACGTGGAGAAGGCGGAGGCGGAAGCCTGAGCCGATGCTGGTCGACAGTCACTGCCATCTGGATTTTCCGGACTTTGCCGAGGAGCGCGCTGACGTGATTGCCCGCGCGGTTGCCGCGGGCGTGGCCCGCATGGTCACCATCTCGACGCGGGTGCGCCGCTTCCAGCAGATACTCGCGATTGCTGAAGCGCATGACGAGGTTTTCTGCTCGGTCGGCACGCATCCGCACAATGCGGCCGAGGAGCTCGACGTGACCGTAGGCGAATTCGTGCGGCTCTCGCAGCACCCGAAGGTCATTGCGATCGGCGAGGCCGGACTGGACTTTCACTATGACAAGTCGCCCCGCGACGCCCAGGCACAGGGATTCCGTACGCACATCGCAGCGGCGCGCGAGACCGGCCTGCCGCTCGTCATCCACGCACGCAACGCCGATGACGAGATGATCCGGATTCTGGAACAAGAGAGCGGAAAGGGGGCCTTCCCGTTCGTCCTGCACTGCTTCTCGTCCGGCCGACGCCTCGCCGAGGCCGGCGTGGCGCTGGGAGGCTACGTGTCGTTTTCGGGCATCCTTACCTTCAAGAACTCCGAGGATATCCGCGCCATCGCCAGGGATTTGCCCCAGAGCCGTCTGCTGGTCGAAACGGACGCGCCCTACCTCGCCCCGCCTCCGCATCGCGGCAAGCGCAACGAACCCGCCTATGTCGCGCAGACAGCTGGCGTGCTCGCGGAAACGATCGGCGTTTCGACGGACGAGATAGCGCGGATCACGACGGAAAATTTCTTCCGCCTTTTCAGCAAGATGCCTAAACAGGCTGAAGCAGCGGCATAGGACGTGACGGATACCCTGCGCTTCACTATCCTTGGCTGCGGGTCGTCTCCGGGGACGCCGCGCGTCAATGGCGATT
This portion of the Mesorhizobium shangrilense genome encodes:
- a CDS encoding TatD family hydrolase; the protein is MLVDSHCHLDFPDFAEERADVIARAVAAGVARMVTISTRVRRFQQILAIAEAHDEVFCSVGTHPHNAAEELDVTVGEFVRLSQHPKVIAIGEAGLDFHYDKSPRDAQAQGFRTHIAAARETGLPLVIHARNADDEMIRILEQESGKGAFPFVLHCFSSGRRLAEAGVALGGYVSFSGILTFKNSEDIRAIARDLPQSRLLVETDAPYLAPPPHRGKRNEPAYVAQTAGVLAETIGVSTDEIARITTENFFRLFSKMPKQAEAAA